Part of the Actinomycetes bacterium genome, GCCTCTCTTTTTCTAAAGATAAGAGAAAAGCTTGAGCCCGTATTTTTGCTGGAAAGCGTGGAAGGCCCCCGGGGATTGGCCCGGTATTCTGTAATCGGGGTAGATTACAGCAGGTTAATAACTTATAAAAATAATGTTCTTACCATGGAAGACCGCAATGGCAATATTTTACAAAAAGCAGAAGGGCATCCCTTAAAACAGCTCAGGAACATAATGTCCGGCATAAGATTATACCGGGATCCTGGTCTTGACCATTTTTTAGGAGGAGCCGTTGGCTATGTTGGCTATGATATGGTCAAGTATTTTGAAAATATTGCCATAAAGGAAAACCCTTTATATCCGGAAATGATGCTTTACTTAACCGATTCCCTGATAGTGGTAGACCATTACCTCAACCGCCTAAAGATTATAGCTACCATGAATATTGGGGACGGGCTGGACAGCAACCAGGCTTACTGCACCTCAGTTGAAATTATAGAGTCCCTGGAGAATAATATTTTCAGGCCTTCCAAAGCAGCCAGCGGTTCCAGCCAATGGATAAGAGAAGAGGCTGATATAGAATATGAGTGTAGCCAAACCCAGCTTGATTTCGAGCAATCGGTAGAAAAAGCAAAAGGCTATATAAAAAGAGGCGACGCATTTCAAATAGTATTATCCCAGAGATTCAGTATGGATACTAATGCTGAGGGTTTTGATATCTATCGCAGACTCAGGACCACCAACCCTTCTCCCTATATGTTTTTCATGGATTTTAAGAAATTTCAGATGGTTGGCTCTTCTCCCGAACCTCTGGTTAAAACCAATGGAGATAGGATACTTACCTGTCCCATAGCGGGAACCAGGAAAAGGACCGGCGATGATTCTCTGGATGAAGAAGTGGCTAGGGAGCTTCTAAGGGATAAAAAAGAAAAAGCAGAGCATAACATGCTGGTAGATCTGGCAAGAAATGATCTGGGAAGGGTTTCTGCCTATGGAAGTGTAGAGGTTAGCAGTTATATGCAGGTAGAGAAATATTCCCATGTTATGCACCTGGTTTCAAAAGTGGAGGGCAACCTGATGCCAAACCGGGATATATTTGATGTTCTATCCAGTGTATTTCCGGCAGGTACCTTAACCGGAGCGCCCAAGGTAAGGGCAATGCAGATAATAGAACAACTGGAATCACAACCAAGGGGTCCCTACGGCGGAGCGGTTGGATATTTTGGTTATGACGGTAATATGGATTTGTGCATTACTATAAGGACAGCTTTGCTAAAAGGGAGTACTGCATATGTACAGGCAGGAGCGGGCATAGTTTATGATTCAGTACCGGAAACAGAGTATTTTGAAACTATTAATAAAGCAAAAGCACTGCTGAGTGCTATCAGCATGGCTAAGGATAAAGGAGGTTCAAGATGCTTTCAGAAATAATAGAAAGACTAATTAATTTTAATAATCTTACCAGCCATCAGGCCTGCAGTGTTATGGAGTACATAATGAAGGGCGGTGCCAATGATAGCCAGGTTGCTGCCTTTTTAACTGCTTTGAGAATGAAGGAAGAGACGGTTGAAGAGATTAACGGCTTTGCCCGGGCTATGCTTAACATGGCCCAAAAGGTTAAGTCCAGGCATCCATTGGTGGTAGACACCTGCGGAACTGGCGGAGATAAGAAAAATACTTACAACATATCTACAACTGCTGCCTTTATTGCTGCAGGCGCCGGAGTAATAGTAGCCAAACATGGTAACCGGGGGGTATCTTCCAGCAGCGGAAGTGCTGATGTATTAGAGGCCCTGGGATTAAATCTCAACCTGGACCACCAGCAGGTAATTAAATGTATAGATAATATTGGAATAGGATTTATCTATGCACGGAAGGCTCATGCAGCCATGGCCAGGGTAGCCGGAGCCAGAAAAGATTTAGGTATAAAAACCATATTCAAT contains:
- the trpE gene encoding anthranilate synthase component I — protein: MFNLTKQKFNNLSNSYNVIPLYRQYVVDTETPASLFLKIREKLEPVFLLESVEGPRGLARYSVIGVDYSRLITYKNNVLTMEDRNGNILQKAEGHPLKQLRNIMSGIRLYRDPGLDHFLGGAVGYVGYDMVKYFENIAIKENPLYPEMMLYLTDSLIVVDHYLNRLKIIATMNIGDGLDSNQAYCTSVEIIESLENNIFRPSKAASGSSQWIREEADIEYECSQTQLDFEQSVEKAKGYIKRGDAFQIVLSQRFSMDTNAEGFDIYRRLRTTNPSPYMFFMDFKKFQMVGSSPEPLVKTNGDRILTCPIAGTRKRTGDDSLDEEVARELLRDKKEKAEHNMLVDLARNDLGRVSAYGSVEVSSYMQVEKYSHVMHLVSKVEGNLMPNRDIFDVLSSVFPAGTLTGAPKVRAMQIIEQLESQPRGPYGGAVGYFGYDGNMDLCITIRTALLKGSTAYVQAGAGIVYDSVPETEYFETINKAKALLSAISMAKDKGGSRCFQK
- the trpD gene encoding anthranilate phosphoribosyltransferase: MLSEIIERLINFNNLTSHQACSVMEYIMKGGANDSQVAAFLTALRMKEETVEEINGFARAMLNMAQKVKSRHPLVVDTCGTGGDKKNTYNISTTAAFIAAGAGVIVAKHGNRGVSSSSGSADVLEALGLNLNLDHQQVIKCIDNIGIGFIYARKAHAAMARVAGARKDLGIKTIFNVLGPITNPAMATGRVLGVYEEKLVDKVTQCLKSLGIKRALVVYGMETLDEISVSGRTLVSDLNNDKVIRYAISPEDFGLARYRLEELRGGNPSQNARILIDILRGRQKGAKRAAALLNGAAAIVAGGKTENFSEAIAMAKESIDKGRAMDKLNRLIEYSQRH